The ANME-2 cluster archaeon genomic sequence TTATTATAGGCTGTCCGCCTAATCCTGCCATTGATCTTTTTCCTCCGGTAATTATGATCCCTGTAATATTAATAATATAATTAGAGCACTTGTAAGTGTTTGTACTTCTATATAATAATTATGGCTTCAACCAGTATCTCCAATTATAGGTAGTTTCTAATGAAAACAATTGCCTTAACCCTTTTAGCAACTCAAATCAGTCAAATCTACACTCCACGTGAAAGAAGAGTAAGTCATACGTCAGTGGGCTATTTAAGAAGTATTATTCCCAGGGATAGATACATATACTTTAACACACAATCAAATTAATATTAGATTGTGGAGGTTTGAGTTTTGATAGTGGACGATTTATTAAAGACCATTACAGAAGAGATTGCCGACATGGTTTCCACCAAGACCGTGATTGGAGAACATATTATCGTGGAAGGTAAGACCATCATACCAGTTACCAAGGTCAGCTTTGGTTTTGGCAGCGGTGGAGGTGAAGGCAAAAAGAAAGCAGGCGAGGAAGGTACCGGCGGTGGCGGGGGTGGTGGTGCTTCTATTCAACCCGTGGCTTTCCTTGTGGTGACGGCAGAAGATATCCAGGTATTTAGCATAAAAGGAAAAGGTGTTTTGGCCCAGCTTACCGAGATAATGCCTGAAATGATGGAAAAATACAAATCGATGATGGAAGAGAAAAATAAGGCGAAAACTGGTGAAACCGAGACCAACTGAAACCAATCATAATTGAAATGATTTGGCTCCTGATGGGAATAGTAATAGTAATGATCATAGTCGTGTTGCTGTTCCCTGTTACTATCCGTGCCCGATCTTCCGGGTCAGAAGGAATAATAGGCGGTAGTATTAGCATAAGCTGGTTGATACTTGCTATTCAATATGAATTAAAGGATAAACAAACAGATATACTCATCCTGGGCCGCACGTTGATCCATCAGCAGTATAAAGAAAAAACACCAGAAACCAAGGACATAAAAAAATCCGTCAAATCCCGATCCATTCCGCCAGTAAAGAATTTCACCCCCCTGATAGGACCGTTAATGCGGCTTATCAGGGATTTGCGATCCATTTTCAAATTCAGGCACTTTGAACTGGATACTGTCTACGGCCTGGAAGATCCCGCCTATACAGGCATGTTGACAGGATATATGCACGCCCTGCCTGGTCAGTACAATATTTCCTTTACACCCGATTTCACACAGCCTGTGCTGGACTGGGACCTGGACCTTGCCACGGCTTTTACTCCAATTATGGTCGTACCGCCAATAACAAGGTTTGCTACCAACCCCCTGGTACTGCGGTCAGGGTGGAGGATTGTCCGTAGTTGATCATCCTCCTGAAACGATCTTCAGGATATCAATTCGACCGGAATCCACAATATCATCTATAGGTACCGGCCCGCCGTCGACCATCAACACAACAGTCTCAGGATTAATCCCCAGTTCGGCAAGGATATCACTATAGACACTTCCTTCTTCTACTTCAATTGTTTTTTCAAGGACGCCACCGGCAAGTATTTTTATCCTCACCTGCAACAGGAACTACTCCTCGTCGGGTAATTTTGCGATTTCCCCTTCTGACCCTGTCAAAGACTCAAGATTGTTCTTAATCAATTTTTTTTCAAGAATCTGCTGTTTTTTTTCACCTTTACGTTCCAAGTCTCTTTTTTTAAATTTAGACATACAGGTCACCTCATGTACCCATTTAGTTCAATATTTAATAACCTTACTGTATGGCATCATCCCTTATCTCATCGAACACCAGGTCAGACCAGTCCCGTTCACCGAGCACAATCTCAAACTCCACTGGCGTAAGCACAGGCGCATTAAACCGTCCCCCTTCATCTATGGCAATGCGCGGACATGCCGTATTTACAAAAGCATCCACTTTGAACTGCAATAAAGCATCAAGAGTGATATTGTCAAGTGAAATAATGATATGTTCCTTATTATGTTTTTTAGCAAGTCCAGCTAGCCGCCGTGCCAGTCCCATTCTCTCCTGCCCTATCTTAGTGGATACGATTATGCAAAAAGAAGTGGCATCAAGACACCTGGCGATCACCCCGCCCCTTTGCCTCAATATCCTTTCAGGGTCCACCCATTCAACAGTGTTCAACATGGGGTCTGCCGCCAGTACTTTTCGCCTTGTTGCCACAGCCACACCCAATGGATGGAACTTCCCGCTTCCGACATAAAGGTAGCTGTCGCATTTGACCTCAGCAGCCGAAAAGTTACACCCCAGCAACTGTCCCGGATATTTGATCCGTGAATCACCAGTACCTACCACACACGACATACCACTTGACCCCAGGATATTTATGGCCTTGTCAAGTTGATGGACATGCTGGACTGTGGTCACAAGACCCACTGTGCCTGCATCCAGTTCAACGGCTGCCATTTCAACGACAGGCCCGATATCCACCCGGGCAGGTGTTTCCATGAAGATTACATTATCCAGCCCATCAACAAGTTCACAATGCCCGAAATGGAACATGATATCCACAGAACCTTTGAGTACCATATCGATATCACAAGCCCCGAAACATGGGTTGCCGGATACAATCATAAAAGCCCCGGTCTTATCTTCCAGTTCCCTTGCTATGGAAAATGCCTGCCTCTTAAAGCCTTCCGGGAATTGGAGACCCACAGTCCTTGCTTCTGATCGATTGATAATGTCAACTACCCTGTCCAGGTCAAAGTCAAAGATATCAAGAAAAGATGAATTGTTCATGGCTGCGATAAATATATTATCCTAATATCTCCACGCCCTTCGGACCAACATCGACCCTTACCAGGGTCTTCACAGGCAAACCCGCCTCTCTGAGCCGCTTTGCGCCATCTCCCCGCTCGATAACTACGACGGTATCCACAATAATTCCTCCCGCGATCCCCACGGCCTGCCAGACGGCTTCCAGCGTCCCGCCTGTGCTGACCACATCATCGATTATGATCAAACGCTCACCTGCGGATATCCCGTTCAGGTACAGTTCGCCTTTCGAATAGCCAGTAGCCTGGTGTATCTTTACCTCATTTGGAAGCTCATACGGACGTTTCCGGACTATGGACATGGGTTTCCCTGTCCTGAGGGCCAGGGCTGTTCCGATATGTATGCCCATAGCCTCGATGGTAAGTATTTTATCAAAGCCTGGTTCGGCAACAGCCATTATTCTGTCAGTCACTTCATTTAGCAGGGCAGGTTCCAGATACGGAACTCCGTCAGTAATGGGATGTATAAAATAATTATACTCGCCGCGGTTCACAATAGGAGCGGCTTTCAGGGATTTTTCCAGTAGGTCTGGCATGTTTAATGGATATTACTGTATCCCACTTGTAACTATCGCTTATTCACTGAAAGACAGGACAGGTGCAACAAGTACAATATTTAAATGTGGACTAGCTAATGGTAATATCACAATATTACAGGTCATTACTGTTCAAAATGTAATCCGCATTTGAGATTATTACTTTATCTTTGTTTTCTATTTCATCTTCCTCAAATTAAAATTAAACCACTATCATCAAACCGTATCAATTTTTAAGTCTGTTCTACATCGCTTTAATTCCAGTCAATTTTTAAGTATCGGCTCTCCCCGAAAAGTGAGAGTAATTGTATGATCTGTGTCATATGTATGATAAAACACAATCTATAAAAATCTTCAAATAAAAAATCTATTGGATATTGAAAATTTTATATGTGTTTCTTTTTCGATGGAAAACGATAGGATTAGCGATTACAATAAGTTATTTACAGAAAGAGAAAGCAAGATTCAGGTGAGAAACTGACGAAGATGGGGTGTAGGGCATTTTCCTTTTTTTAGAGGGTATGTTTGAAGATGTTTCAAGCAACAAATATCATAAATTGCATGATTGTAATACTAATTCCTAAATTATATGCTGGTCATCAGAAATCGTACATAGACAAAAGATATTATTTGTTACTAAACCATTATGCTTCGAAAGAGTTAAGTAATGTATTTAGTCTTTTTATATTGTGGTGAATTAAGGATTTTGTCATTTTGGAGAAATTTGACAACATTTGAAAAAATAGTGTATTAATCACATCTTGTCGATGGGTTGTCAATTTACTGAATCCTATTTGGCTGTGATAATCATGAGTTCAATACAGATATACAAACCAACTACTTCTGTTTACGGTACAGACATATATGGAAAGCACATTTCAGATGTGAGCTATTATAGTACAGGGGATTACACAGAAAAAATAATTGAAGAGGTCTTTGAGATATATTCATCGATCAAGGATCTCAAGGATGAAGAGATACTTCAGGATCCTTCAAATCATCTTATACCTATTTTTCAAAGACTGGATCATTTGATAGCACTAAATGTATATGATAAATCTGGAGAAGCTATCTTCTTTGATTATGTATTTAATTTAGCATTTGATGCTATTACCAGATTCAGAAGCTTATATACTGCAAAATTGGAAATTGAACATGCACATTCCATACTGGAAAGCAGAGATCCCTGGGAAATGCTTACAAATTTCACTTATATCTCCAATTATCTCAAATTGTCCCTAACTGAATTTCAGGGAGCCAGGCTCAAACCTGGTGACAGTGTTGTATTTCTCGGGAGTGGACCGCTACCTTTAACTCTTATAGTTCTCTGCCATTGGTATGGACTTAAAGGAATCGGAATTGAACAGGACCCTGATAGAGCAGAACTCTCAAGAAAAGTGCTGGAAAAACTTGGGCTTTCTGATCAGATTGAAATAATTAACGGTGATCAATTAACATTGCCTTTGAAAACCAGGTCCGAGCTAATCATGATAGCTGCTCAAGCTGAACCTAAAAAAGAGATATTTAATCATCTGGCAAAGGTGCTCCCTGTAGGGACCAAATTATCCTACCGCATCTATGAAAAGGGATTAAGAAGGTTGTTAGACACATTTTATTTATTTGAATTACCTGAACAGTTTGAAGAATATCTTCGGGTCCAGCCAGAACCACCTGTCAATAATACTGTTGTGTTTGTAACAAAAGATGTTTGTTAATTTTCTGTGAACCTGATCATATGGCTAATCCCACCATGTTAGAGGTGAGATTACCTTTTATCCTCTTTTTGTTTCTTTTTATTCCAGGGCTTCAATAGCCCTCCTGTATGCAAGGTCTGCTATCACGGGATCGGAGGCCAGTGGTTCGGCATAGATCAAGGTCACGTCGTTGCCATCAACTTTAACGTTCCTCTTGCGTTCTTCCCGGCTTATACCCAGAATCTTGGGGATATCTTCAGTAGTATGTACACCGTGAGTCAGGAATAAAGGTACGTGGAAAGGCTCAATACATCGTGAACAATTTTATTTGTCATAAATTTCATCAATTAAATATGAATTAATTCTACTATTTTAGTTATTTGTAGTAATACCAGTTATGATTGATTTATCATAAAGTTATCAATAATAACGCAGTATTAGCAGATAATTAGATAGTAGTTGGCCTAATTGGATAGTTATTTTATTTCAAATTACAAGTGAACTCACAAAGGCTTTACAGGATAATAACAACTTATAAAAAGTATAATTATATACTACATATTAGGTTGTGAGTAATATTACTGAACAGTCAATAAAGATTATAATTGCAGAACTATTAAATATAAATTCAACTACAAAAGATCTTAAGGATCAAGATATCCTTCACAGTACTTCGAATCATCTTGGAACCTATTTTCACAGATTGGATTATCTGGCTGCAATGGATATTGATGATAAATTGGCAGAAGAAACAATCTGTAATCCTGAATATAATTCAGTACTTGAAGCTATTGTCAGGTTCAGGAATCTATATAGTTTGAGACTTGAAATTGAAAATGCAAAAGCCATACTGGCCAGTGAAGATCCATGGGAAGTTCTGAAGAATTTTACTCATTTCCCCAATTATCTTCAACTCGCCCAGACCGAATATCATGGATCTGAACTTAAACCAGGCGATACTGTTATTTTTCTTGGGAGCGGACCGCTACCTTTAACACTTATAGCTCTTTGCCATTGGCATGGACTTAAAGGAATCGGGATTGAACGGGACCCTGATAGAGCAGAACTGTCAAGAAAGGTGCTGGAAAAACTTGGTCTTTCTGATCAGATTGAAATAATTAACGGTGATCAATTAACATTGCCTTTGAAAACCAGGTCCGAGCTAATCATGATAGCTGCTCAAGCTGAACCTAAAAAAGAGATATTTAATCATCTGGCAAAAGTGCTCCCTGTAGGGACCAAACTATCCTACCGCATCTATGAAAAAGGATTAAGAAGATTGTTAGATACATTTTCTGTTTTTGAATTACCGGAACAGTTTGAAGAATATCTTCGGGTCCGGCCTGAACCGCCTGTTAATAATACTGTTGTATTTGTAACAAAAAAGGTTTGTTAATTTCCTATACATAAGAATACTTCATTTGTCATCTGTTAAGGAGTTTGACATAGTCGGCATGTATTATTTTCCAAAAGACCAATGATTTCAAACGATTCTCCAATTTAATTTAAATCGAACACGTATGACACGGATTTATCTATTATCCGTGCAATCCGTGTTCCATTACAATATTACTCTTAACCGATGACACATGGAGAATACTTGTTCTGGATGAGTTCACTGGAAATCTTGAACCCAACGTGATAGATATGAAGAATGGGCACAGAGGCTACCTCACTGAAATAAAAGCTATTTTCCGGGGAATTCCTGAATTCACTAATGCTTATCAGCGCCCGTATTTCCCAATCATCTCTCCCTGTGTCAGGATGTGCCCTGACATGGCAGCCTCAAGCTGGGATTTGGTGGCGCCGCTCTTCAGGTCGAGTGTGATATCCAGGGCATATGCCTTGAAGAAATATTTGTGTGTCTTGCCAGGCGGCGTCCAGGGTCCGTCATAGCCGATCCTGCTAAAGTCGTTCTTGCCCTGCAGGCTGTCGTCGTCCAGGGTCTTTTTCTTGGGCACCGCACCGGGCAGTCCTGTGATGTTGGCAGGTATGTTGTAGATCACCCAGTGGGCCCAGGTTTTACCGGGTGCGTCGGGGTCGTCCACGACAACGGCGATGGAGTGCCTGCGGGGACGGTGTTCCAAGACAGGTCGGGTGATACATCATTCCCGTCACATGTGTATTCGGACGACAGCATACCCACGTTCTCAAATACGTCCGAAGAAATCGATATTGCATCCATATTTGTATCCTCCTCTATCAGGGTCTCTTCATCAGGCTCACTGGCAATACATCCTGAAATAAGTACCAATAGCACAAGAATCAAAAAGATCCGCATGATGAAATCCTCCTTTACCAGAGTTTACTTTTCAAGTATTAATGCTTTTTTCCCCTCAACCGCTCAAACACGCCTTCCACCTGCGCAACCGCAGTCTCGATATCCCCCTCGGCATTCTATAAGTCGTACCCGCCAGAGCATGACAATAGATCAACCCTTACCGCCTTGATTAGCTTTTGCACTAAAAGGAAACCATTTCAATTCATGTCCGGAAAAATAAAAAAAGCACTTAATCCAAAGAAAATCAGATAAACAATCGTATTCTATTAAATTACATGACATACGGTGTGGTTTCCTTGCGAATTGCACCGGGCATGCTCAAAGAGATTAACAGACTGGCACACGAGGAGCATGTGAAATGCTCTACCTTTCTGCGTGAATTGCTGGACAAAGGTTTGAAAGAAACAAAGATCGAACATGCGGCCGAACAGTACAAGCAAAGTAAAATCTCAATTGGTAGAATGGTTGAGATAACCCGCCTATCGCGGCATGAGCTTTTTAAAGAGTTGAAAGAACGCGGGATCAGCGTGCATTATTCAAAAAACAGACTGCT encodes the following:
- a CDS encoding sporulation protein gives rise to the protein MIVDDLLKTITEEIADMVSTKTVIGEHIIVEGKTIIPVTKVSFGFGSGGGEGKKKAGEEGTGGGGGGGASIQPVAFLVVTAEDIQVFSIKGKGVLAQLTEIMPEMMEKYKSMMEEKNKAKTGETETN
- a CDS encoding DUF2953 domain-containing protein produces the protein MGIVIVMIIVVLLFPVTIRARSSGSEGIIGGSISISWLILAIQYELKDKQTDILILGRTLIHQQYKEKTPETKDIKKSVKSRSIPPVKNFTPLIGPLMRLIRDLRSIFKFRHFELDTVYGLEDPAYTGMLTGYMHALPGQYNISFTPDFTQPVLDWDLDLATAFTPIMVVPPITRFATNPLVLRSGWRIVRS
- a CDS encoding MoaD/ThiS family protein, which produces MQVRIKILAGGVLEKTIEVEEGSVYSDILAELGINPETVVLMVDGGPVPIDDIVDSGRIDILKIVSGG
- the dph2 gene encoding diphthamide biosynthesis enzyme Dph2; translation: MNNSSFLDIFDFDLDRVVDIINRSEARTVGLQFPEGFKRQAFSIARELEDKTGAFMIVSGNPCFGACDIDMVLKGSVDIMFHFGHCELVDGLDNVIFMETPARVDIGPVVEMAAVELDAGTVGLVTTVQHVHQLDKAINILGSSGMSCVVGTGDSRIKYPGQLLGCNFSAAEVKCDSYLYVGSGKFHPLGVAVATRRKVLAADPMLNTVEWVDPERILRQRGGVIARCLDATSFCIIVSTKIGQERMGLARRLAGLAKKHNKEHIIISLDNITLDALLQFKVDAFVNTACPRIAIDEGGRFNAPVLTPVEFEIVLGERDWSDLVFDEIRDDAIQ
- a CDS encoding purine phosphoribosyltransferase family protein, translating into MPDLLEKSLKAAPIVNRGEYNYFIHPITDGVPYLEPALLNEVTDRIMAVAEPGFDKILTIEAMGIHIGTALALRTGKPMSIVRKRPYELPNEVKIHQATGYSKGELYLNGISAGERLIIIDDVVSTGGTLEAVWQAVGIAGGIIVDTVVVIERGDGAKRLREAGLPVKTLVRVDVGPKGVEILG
- a CDS encoding methyltransferase, which produces MSSIQIYKPTTSVYGTDIYGKHISDVSYYSTGDYTEKIIEEVFEIYSSIKDLKDEEILQDPSNHLIPIFQRLDHLIALNVYDKSGEAIFFDYVFNLAFDAITRFRSLYTAKLEIEHAHSILESRDPWEMLTNFTYISNYLKLSLTEFQGARLKPGDSVVFLGSGPLPLTLIVLCHWYGLKGIGIEQDPDRAELSRKVLEKLGLSDQIEIINGDQLTLPLKTRSELIMIAAQAEPKKEIFNHLAKVLPVGTKLSYRIYEKGLRRLLDTFYLFELPEQFEEYLRVQPEPPVNNTVVFVTKDVC
- a CDS encoding methyltransferase → MSNITEQSIKIIIAELLNINSTTKDLKDQDILHSTSNHLGTYFHRLDYLAAMDIDDKLAEETICNPEYNSVLEAIVRFRNLYSLRLEIENAKAILASEDPWEVLKNFTHFPNYLQLAQTEYHGSELKPGDTVIFLGSGPLPLTLIALCHWHGLKGIGIERDPDRAELSRKVLEKLGLSDQIEIINGDQLTLPLKTRSELIMIAAQAEPKKEIFNHLAKVLPVGTKLSYRIYEKGLRRLLDTFSVFELPEQFEEYLRVRPEPPVNNTVVFVTKKVC